In the Brachyhypopomus gauderio isolate BG-103 chromosome 4, BGAUD_0.2, whole genome shotgun sequence genome, one interval contains:
- the chdh gene encoding choline dehydrogenase, mitochondrial, whose translation MVFLHLSARLSIALGKNATIANSPRARLTPLVTYYSTSSTAKTTPSYSYVIIGAGSAGCVLANRLSENPSESILLLEAGPKDMLLGSTRLSWKIHMPAALTYNLCDDKYNWFYHTLPQAGLDGRVMYWPRGRVWGGSSSLNAMVYIRGHAQDYNRWHGQGADGWDYDHCLPYFRKAQSHELGADRYRGRNGPLHVSQGKTDHPLHHAFIEAGQQAGYPFTDDMNGYQQEGFGWMDMTIHKGKRWSTASAYLRPALSRPNLKAEVHCLTTRVLFDGTRAVGVEYQQNGQVKKVFADKEVILSGGAINSPQLLMLSGVGDGDHLKELGIPVIQHLPGVGSNLQDHLEIYVQQQCTQPITLFKAQKPFHMLKIGLEWLLCFTGYGATTHLESGGFIRSRPGVTHPDIQFHFLPSQVVDHGRIKPTLEAYQVHVGPMRSTSVGWLKLRSRNPSDHPIIQPNYLSTDNDVWELRQCVKLAREIFAQKAFEPFRGPEVMPGAIFQSDSDIDAFVRQKTESAYHPSCTCKMGAPTDRGAVVDPDTRVYGLEGLRVVDASIMPSMVSGNLNAPTIMIAEKAADAIKGLVPLCDSNVPVYQPPSLETQR comes from the exons ATGGTATTTCTCCACCTGTCTGCACGGCTGTCTATTGCGCTTGGCAAGAATGCTACCATAGCGAACTCGCCACGTGCCCGTTTGACCCCACTAGTTACTTACTACAGTACTTCCTCGACCGCTAAGACAACCCCATCCTACAGCTATGTCATCATCGGGGCGGGGTCAGCCGGGTGCGTGCTGGCCAACCGCCTGTCGGAGAACCCGTCCGAGTCTATCCTCCTCTTGGAGGCGGGGCCTAAAGACATGTTGCTGGGCAGCACGCGCCTCTCATGGAAGATACACATGCCAGCGGCGCTGACCTACAACCTCTGTGACGACAAGTACAACTGGTTCTACCACACGCTGCCCCAGGCGGGCCTGGACGGCCGCGTGATGTACTGGCCCCGCGGACGGGTCTGGGGTGGCTCGTCCTCCCTCAACGCCATGGTGTACATACGGGGTCATGCGCAGGACTACAACCGCTGGCACGGCCAGGGTGCCGATGGCTGGGACTACGATCACTGCTTGCCCTATTTCCGCAAGGCCCAGTCCCACGAACTGGGGGCGGACCGGTACCGAGGCAGGAACGGGCCGCTTCACGTCTCCCAGGGGAAGACCGATCACCCTCTGCACCACGCGTTCATCGAGGCTGGGCAGCAGGCAGGGTACCCGTTCACCGACGACATGAATGGGTACCAGCAGGAGGGATTTGGCTGGATGGATATGACCATCCATAAAG GGAAAAGATGGAGCACAGCTAGCGCCTACCTTCGGCCCGCTCTGTCTAGGCCCAACCTGAAGGCCGAGGTCCACTGCCTGACCACGCGCGTCCTGTTTGACGGGACCCGGGCCGTGGGGGTTGAATACCAGCAGAATGGGCAAGTAAAAAAG GTGTTCGCTGATAAGGAGGTCATTCTAAGTGGTGGGGCCATTAATTCTCCTCAGTTACTCATGTTGTCTGGAGTAGGGGACGGTGACCACCTGAAGGAGCTTGGCATTCCTGTCATACAACATCTGCCAG GAGTGGGCAGTAATCTGCAGGACCATCTGGAGATATACGTTCAACAGCAGTGTACTCAGCCAATAACGCTGTTCAAGGCCCAGAAGCCATTCCACATGCTGAAGATCGGCCTGGAGTGGCTCCTCTGTTTTACAG GCTACGGGGCCACAACTCACCTGGAGAGCGGGGGCTTCATCCGCAGCCGCCCTGGTGTCACCCACCCGGATATCCAGTTCCACTTCTTGCCCTCACAGGTGGTCGACCATGGGCGCATAAAACCAACCCTCGAGGCCTACCAG GTACATGTTGGTCCAATGAGGAGTACAAGTGTTGGTTGGCTAAAATTGAGGAGCAGAAACCCCTCTGATCACCCCATCATCCAACCTAACTACCTCTCCACAG ACAACGATGTGTGGGAGTTGCGCCAGTGCGTGAAGCTGGCACGTGAAATCTTCGCCCAGAAGGCCTTCGAGCCGTTCCGGGGGCCCGAGGTAATGCCAGGTGCCATCTTCCAGTCCGACAGCGACATCGACGCCTTCGTGCGTCAGAAGACCGAGAGCGCCTACCACCCGTCCTGCACGTGCAAGATGGGCGCGCCGACGGACCGCGGAGCCGTGGTGGACCCCGACACGCGCGTTTATGGCCTGGAGGGTCTGAGGGTGGTGGACGCCTCAATCATGCCCAGTATGGTTAGCGGCAACCTGAACGCGCCCACGATCATGATTGCCGAGAAGGCCGCAGATGCCATCAAAGGCCTGGTGCCACTCTGTGACTCCAACGTGCCCGTATACCAGCCTCCGAGCCTGGAGACACAGAGGTGA